A single window of Salvia splendens isolate huo1 chromosome 6, SspV2, whole genome shotgun sequence DNA harbors:
- the LOC121808181 gene encoding uncharacterized protein LOC121808181, with protein sequence MSQFRANSSPDLDFSGTAKDQKYDDLALQGVAANVKLLLKLIQDHQIACDQDKNDHRRMLRVATMMTILDNAKDRIQKCQSFGLKKPDPELRRCNTDLRSSPVPSSGKKPGGEAEVVPLDLDEEKDRLRRELSSSIAAQRNLKAMCSSLGKEKKFMEAELSKKVHELSEMEELLNNLKAQNETLRQKVQECLSDPKEGKPADIDGGGGGGGGEMHAAVVLQEQNKALSEQLMRSLDGYRSMKRKLKASLEENTMLHSTVDEVGAKVVGSLERVKGLKNRMATTSSPPSEGETSLDLLQEIEGLEGMFECFQMLVEKHEKRQGDCARLSGEINAYKPSVLA encoded by the exons ATGAGCCAATTTCGTGCAAATTCATCTCCTGACTTGGATTTTTCCGGCACAGCAAAGGATCAAAAATATGATGATTTGGCATTACAAG GGGTAGCAGCAAATGTAAAATTATTGCTAAAACTAATCCAAGATCATCAAATAGCCTGTGATCAAGACAAGAATGATCATAGGAGAATGTTGAGGGTAGCCACAATGATGACAATTTTGGACAATGCTAAGGACAGAATCCAAAAATGCCAATCCTTTGGCCTTAAGAAACCGGATCCCGAGCTGAGGAGGTGCAACACCGACTTGCGCAGCAGCCCTGTCCCATCATCCGGCAAGAAGCCCGGTGGCGAGGCCGAGGTGGTACCTCTTGATCTGGATGAGGAGAAGGATCGGCTGAGGCGCGAGCTGAGCTCCAGCATAGCTGCACAGAGGAACCTCAAAGCGATGTGCTCGAGTTTAGGGAAGGAGAAGAAGTTCATGGAGGCAGAGCTTTCGAAAAAGGTCCATGAATTGAGTGAGATGGAGGAGCTTTTGAACAATCTCAAGGCACAAAATGAGACACTGCGCCAAAAGGTTCAAGAATGCCTCTCTGATCCCAAGGAGGGGAAGCCGGCCGATATTGATGGTGGTggcggaggtggaggaggagaAATGCACGCAGCGGTTGTGTTGCAAGAGCAGAACAAGGCCCTCTCAGAGCAGCTGATGAGGTCTCTTGATGGTTATAGGTCGATGAAGAGGAAGCTCAAGGCGTCGCTAGAAGAGAATACTATGCTACATTCGACCGTGGATGAGGTTGGGGCCAAAGTTGTGGGGAGTTTGGAGAGGGTTAAGGGTTTGAAGAATCGGATGGCTACGACGTCGTCGCCCCCTTCTGAGGGCGAGACATCCCTCGATCTCCTGCAGGAGATCGAGGGGTTAGAGGGTATGTTCGAGTGCTTCCAAATGTTGGTGGAGAAGCACGAGAAGAGACAGGGCGATTGCGCTCGGCTAAGTGGCGAGATCAATGCATATAAGCCCTCGGTTCTGGCGTGA
- the LOC121808130 gene encoding cation-chloride cotransporter 1-like isoform X2: protein MADDNNGVDIEAGDDNEIAAGRGLGGRQYRPVFAHDNDRAVLEMSAIDPTAHASSSASLSNSNHLKVKVASDGDDGRLPNHKDINGSHPESKLELFGFDSLVNILGLKSMASDQQQAPSSPRDGEDAPIHIERPKGNNVKMGTMMGVFVPCLQNILGIIYYIRFSWIVGMAGIGQSLLLVAFCGSCTFLTTISLSAIATNGAMKGGGPYYLIGRALGPEVGVSIGLCFFLGNAVAGALYVLGAVETFLNAIPAAGIFRDTQTFVMVNGTNVAQPVAVTSPNLHDLQVYGIVVTIILCFIVFGGVKIINRVAPAFLVPVVFSLFCIFIGIFLARKDYPTDGITGLSLKSFRDNWSSAYQKTNNAGVPDPNGKIYWDFNALVGLFFPAVTGIMAGSNRSASLKDTQRSIPVGTLAATVSTSVLYLITVLFFGALATRDKLLTDRLLTATVAWPIPAITYLGIILSTLGAALQSLTGAPRLLAAIANDDILPVLNYFKVGDGNEPHAATLFTAFICIGCVIIGNLDLITPTITMFYLLCYGGVNLSCFLLDLLDAPSWRPRWKFHHWSLSLFGAVICIVISLALATLIYYYVSIKGKAGDWGDGFKSAYFQLALRSLRSLGASQVHPKNWYPIPLIFCRPWGKLPENVPCHPKLADFANCMKKKGRGMSMFVSILDGDYQECAEDAKVACRALSTYIEYKRCEGVAEIVVAPSMSEGFRGIVQTMGLGNLKPNIVVMRYPEIWRRENLTEIPATFVGIINDCIVANKAVVIVKGLDEWPNEYQRQYGTIDLYWIVRDGGLMLLLSQLLLTKESFESCKIQVFCIAEEDSDAEELKADVKKFLYDLRMQAEVIVVSMKSWDPQAEQQQEESVEAFASAQERIGAYLGEMKEKARLEGAPLMADGKQVVVNEQQVEKFLYTTLKLNSTILRYSRMAAVVLVSLPPPPLNHPAYFYMEYMDLLVENVPRLLIVRGYRRDVVTLFT, encoded by the exons ATGGCGGATGACAACAATGGCGTCGATATAGAGGCGGGGGACGACAATGAGATTGCGGCCGGGAGGGGTTTGGGCGGCCGCCAGTACCGCCCAGTGTTCGCGCACGACAACGATAGAGCCGTTCTCGAGATGTCGGCGATCGATCCTACCGCCCACGCCTCGTCCTCCGCTTCGCTCAGCAATTCCAATCATCTGAA AGTTAAAGTGGCTTCCGATGGAGATGATGGTAGACTACCTAATCATAAAGATATCAACGGCTCACATCCTGAATCTAAGTTGGAGTTATTTGGTTTCGACTCACTTGTCAATATTTTGGGCCTTAAAAG TATGGCAAGTGACCAGCAGCAGGCGCCCTCCAGTCCTAGAGATGGAGAAGATGCACCCATTCATATTGAGCGTCCAAAG GGAAACAATGTCAAAATGGGGACTATGATGGGTGTGTTTGTGCCCTGTCTTCAAAATATTTTGGGAATTATCTACTACATCAGATTTTCATG GATTGTGGGTATGGCTGGGATCGGTCAGTCATTATTGCTGGTGGCCTTCTGCGGTTCATGTACTTTTCTTACAACTATATCTTTGAGTGCAATCGCTACTAATGGTGCAATGAAG GGAGGGGGACCTTATTATCTCATTGGTCGTGCCTTAGGCCCAGAGGTTGGAGTGAGCATCGGTTTATGCTTTTTCCTTGGAAATGCAGTTGCAGGTGCACT TTATGTCTTGGGAGCTGTGGAGACCTTCCTCAATGCTATACCTGCAGCAGGGATTTTTAGAG ATACACAAACTTTTGTGATGGTGAATGGCACAAATGTTGCGCAACCTGTTGCTGTTACAAGCCCAAATTTACATGATTTGCAAGTCTACGGGATTGTTGTGACAATCATCCTATGTTTCATAGTATTTGGTGGAGTCAAAATAATCAACCGAGTCGCACCAGCCTTTCTTGTACCTGTTGTATTCTCGTTGTTCTGcatatttattgggatattCTTGGCGAGGAAGGATTATCCTACAG ATGGAATCACTGGCTTGAGTTTGAAGTCTTTCAGAGATAATTGGAGCTCAGCCTATCAAAAAACTAACAATGCTGGAGTTCCAGATCCTAATGGGAAAATATACTGGGATTTCAA TGCATTGGTAGGTCTATTTTTCCCTGCTGTTACTGGGATTATGGCAGGTTCAAATCGGTCTGCCTCACTTAAGGACACTCAGCGCTCAATTCCTGTTGGGACCTTAGCTGCAACTGTTTCAACTTCTGTTCTATATCTGATTACTGTTCTATTTTTCGGAGCTCTAGCGACTAGGGATAAACTTCTGACAGACAG GTTACTTACAGCGACTGTTGCTTGGCCTATCCCTGCAATCACATATCTTGGCATTATTCTCTCAACCTTAGGTGCTGCTCTGCAGAGCTTGACTGGTGCTCCCCGGCTACTAGCTGCAATAGCCAATGATGACATTCTACCTGTCCTTAATTACTTCAAAGTGGGAGATGGCAATGAACCTCATGCTGCTACCCTGTTTACAGCCTTCATCTGTATTGGATGTGTTATTATTGGCAATCTAGACCTTATTACCCCAACTATCACTATGTTTTACCTCCTGTGTTATGGGGGTGTGAATTTGTCCTGCTTTCTTTTGGATCTTTTAGATGCTCCCAGCTGGCGTCCCCGATGGAAGTTTCACCATTGGAGTCTCTCCCTTTTTGGGGCTGTCATTTGTATAG TGATCTCTTTAGCCTTAGCAACACTCATTTATTACTATGTGAGCATCAAAGGAAAAGCAGGTGACTGGGGCGATGGTTTTAAGAGCGCATACTTTCAGCTCGCTCTTCGTAGTCTGCGATCTTTAGGAG CAAGTCAGGTGCATCCCAAGAACTGGTACCCTATCCCCCTCATATTCTGCCGGCCATGGGGAAAATTGCCAGAGAATGTTCCGTGCCATCCGAAACTTGCAGATTTTGCCAATTGtatgaagaagaaaggaagggGAATGTCCATGTTCGTCTCTATCCTCGATGGAGACTATCAAGAATGTGCCGAGGATGCAAAGGTTGCCTGTAGGGCTCTTAGTACGTACATAGAATACAAAAGATGTGAAGGAGTTGCAGAGATAGTCGTTGCCCCGAGCATGTCCGAAGGGTTTCGCGGAATTGTGCAGACTATGGGTCTGGGCAATCTGAAGCCCAACATCGTGGTGATGCGGTACCCTGAGATTTGGCGGCGTGAAAATCTGACTGAAATACCAGCCACATTTGTGGGGATCATAAACGACTGCATTGTGGCAAACAAGGCGGTTGTCATCGTCAAGGGTCTTGACGAGTGGCCTAACGAGTACCAAAGACAGTATGGGACCATCGATCTGTActggatcgtacgagacggtggtCTGATGCTGCTTCTGTCCCAGCTCCTCCTCACCAAGGAAAGCTTTGAGAGCTGCAAGATTCAGGTCTTCTGCATCGCAGAGGAGGATTCGGACGCAGAGGAACTCAAGGCCGACGTGAAGAAGTTCCTCTACGACCTCCGCATGCAAGCTGAGGTGATTGTTGTCTCGATGAAGTCATGGGATCCCCAAGCAGAGCAGCAGCAGGAGGAATCAGTCGAGGCGTTCGCCTCTGCTCAGGAGAGAATTGGTGCTTATCTCGGTGAAATGAAGGAGAAGGCTCGGTTAGAAGGTGCTCCATTGATGGCAGATGGGAAGCAGGTCGTCGTCAACGAGCAACAAGTCGAGAAGTTCCTCTATACCACTCTGAAACTGAACTCGACGATACTCCGGTACTCGAGAATGGCAGCAGTGGTGCTTGTGAGTctccctccgccgccgctgaACCACCCTGCATATTTTTACATGGAATATATGGATCTCTTGGTTGAGAATGTGCCTAGGCTTTTGATAGTGCGAGGATATCGAAGAGATGTTGTCACTTTGTTTACATAG
- the LOC121808142 gene encoding BTB/POZ domain-containing protein At1g30440-like encodes MACVKLGSKTDAFQRQGQAWFCTSGLPSDVVVEVDEMSFHLHKFPLLSRSGVMERLVEEASQGEEACVIKLLEIPGGAKTFETVAKFCYGVKLELTAANVVHLRCAAEYLEMTEEYGEGNLISRTESFLNQVVLENWNDSLQALQACDDILSHAEQLGIPRRCIDSLASKPCMEQKLLGWPVMEHGGPLQSPAGSVLWNGISTGARPKSSSSEDWWYDDASVLSFALYKRLILAMESQGVKPEIIAGSLNSYAKKYLPGLHWSRGPTAPRNHQVGSLSEEDQKVLVEEIDYLLPLEKGLVSSKFLFGLLKTARILRASPLCVSNLEKRIGLQLDQAALEDLLMPTFMYSMETLYDVDCVSRILDHFLAMDQVAASPGSFDEGQLSLTPMTMVAKLIDGYLAEVAPDVNLKPPKFEALAAAVPEYARPLDDGLYRSIDIYLKSHPWLADADRDHLCRLIDCQKLSLEACTHAAQNERLPLRTIIQVLFFEQLQLRTSVAGCMLVSDNLEVSGQAPEEDGWTTKDVREKHALKENMDNMRSRVSELEEECSKMREEIRSLGRTRRGSIWGNVAKKLGFKFQMCSAEEGSVSNQKEGNDKSKLRNDKEKKIPTSNV; translated from the exons ATGGCTTGTGTGAAGCTGGGATCCAAAACTGATGCTTTTCAGAGGCAAGGACAGGCTTG GTTTTGCACAAGTGGTCTTCCAAGTGACGTGGTTGTCGAAGTTGATGAAATGTCGTTCCATCTTCACAAg TTTCCATTGCTTTCAAGAAGTGGGGTCATGGAACGCCTCGTAGAGGAGGCATCCCAAGGAGAGGAAGCCTGTGTCATTAAGCTACTTGAAATTCCCGGCGGAGCGAAGACATTCGAAACAGTAGCCAAATTTTGCTATGGAGTCAAGCTCGAACTCACTGCTGCAAACGTTGTGCATCTCCGCTGTGCAGCTGAGTATCTTGAAATGACCGAAGAGTATGGCGAGGGGAACCTTATCTCTCGAACAGAGAGCTTCCTCAATCAGGTGGTTCTTGAAAACTGGAACGATTCTTTGCAGGCGCTACAGGCATGTGACGATATCCTCTCCCATGCTGAGCAACTCGGTATCCCAAGACGATGCATTGATTCTTTGGCTTCCAAGCCGTGTATGGAGCAAAAATTGTTGGGATGGCCCGTGATGGAGCATGGAGGCCCGTTGCAGAGCCCCGCGGGGAGCGTATTGTGGAACGGGATAAGTACTGGTGCTCGACCAAAGAGCTCGAGTTCGGAAGATTGGTGGTATGATGATGCATCTGTTTTAAGTTTTGCACTCTACAAAAGATTGATTCTGGCCATGGAGTCTCAGGGTGTGAAGCCGGAAATCATTGCCGGCTCCCTCAATTCATACGCGAAAAAGTACCTTCCGGGGCTACACTGGAGTCGTGGCCCCACCGCGCCTAGAAACCATCAGGTGGGATCGTTGTCGGAGGAGGATCAGAAGGTTCTCGTTGAAGAGATCGATTACTTGCTTCCGTTGGAGAAGGGCCTCGTCTCATCAAAGTTCCTCTTTGGTTTGCTCAAAACAGCCAGGATTCTTCGAGCAAGCCCCTTGTGTGTGTCGAATCTGGAGAAACGGATAGGGTTGCAGCTCGATCAGGCAGCGCTCGAGGATCTCCTGATGCCAACCTTCATGTACTCGATGGAGACGCTGTACGATGTTGACTGTGTGTCACGTATTCTTGATCATTTCTTGGCTATGGATCAGGTTGCCGCCTCCCCAGGCTCATTCGACGAAGGCCAGCTGTCTCTCACGCCTATGACGATGGTCGCCAAGCTCATCGATGGCTACCTCGCCGAGGTTGCTCCGGACGTCAATCTGAAGCCCCCCAAGTTTGAGGCTCTGGCTGCAGCCGTCCCCGAGTATGCTCGGCCGTTGGACGACGGGCTTTATCGCTCGATCGACATCTATCTGAAG TCGCATCCATGGCTGGCAGATGCCGACAGGGACCACCTATGCCGGCTGATCGACTGCCAGAAGCTCTCGCTGGAAGCTTGCACGCACGCAGCTCAGAACGAGCGGCTGCCGCTGAGAACGATCATCCAAGTTCTCTTCTTCGAGCAGCTGCAGCTGAGGACTTCGGTAGCCGGCTGCATGCTCGTGTCGGACAACCTTGAAGTCTCGGGACAGGCGCCGGAAGAGGATGGCTGGACGACGAAGGACGTGAGGGAGAAGCACGCGCTGAAGGAGAATATGGATAACATGAGAAGTCGGGTTTCGGAGCTGGAGGAGGAGTGCTCGAAGATGAGGGAGGAGATAAGGAGCTTGGGCCGTACGAGGAGAGGAAGCATTTGGGGGAATGTGGCGAAGAAACTGGGCTTCAAGTTCCAGATGTGCAGCGCGGAAGAGGGGTCTGTTAGCAATCAGAAGGAGGGGAATGACAAATCTAAGCTAAGGAATGACAAGGAGAAGAAGATACCAACTTCTAATGTTTAA
- the LOC121808130 gene encoding cation-chloride cotransporter 1-like isoform X1 — protein MADDNNGVDIEAGDDNEIAAGRGLGGRQYRPVFAHDNDRAVLEMSAIDPTAHASSSASLSNSNHLKVKVASDGDDGRLPNHKDINGSHPESKLELFGFDSLVNILGLKSMASDQQQAPSSPRDGEDAPIHIERPKGNNVKMGTMMGVFVPCLQNILGIIYYIRFSWIVGMAGIGQSLLLVAFCGSCTFLTTISLSAIATNGAMKGGGPYYLIGRALGPEVGVSIGLCFFLGNAVAGALYVLGAVETFLNAIPAAGIFRDTQTFVMVNGTNVAQPVAVTSPNLHDLQVYGIVVTIILCFIVFGGVKIINRVAPAFLVPVVFSLFCIFIGIFLARKDYPTDGITGLSLKSFRDNWSSAYQKTNNAGVPDPNGKIYWDFNALVGLFFPAVTGIMAGSNRSASLKDTQRSIPVGTLAATVSTSVLYLITVLFFGALATRDKLLTDRLLTATVAWPIPAITYLGIILSTLGAALQSLTGAPRLLAAIANDDILPVLNYFKVGDGNEPHAATLFTAFICIGCVIIGNLDLITPTITMFYLLCYGGVNLSCFLLDLLDAPSWRPRWKFHHWSLSLFGAVICIVIMFLISWTFTVISLALATLIYYYVSIKGKAGDWGDGFKSAYFQLALRSLRSLGASQVHPKNWYPIPLIFCRPWGKLPENVPCHPKLADFANCMKKKGRGMSMFVSILDGDYQECAEDAKVACRALSTYIEYKRCEGVAEIVVAPSMSEGFRGIVQTMGLGNLKPNIVVMRYPEIWRRENLTEIPATFVGIINDCIVANKAVVIVKGLDEWPNEYQRQYGTIDLYWIVRDGGLMLLLSQLLLTKESFESCKIQVFCIAEEDSDAEELKADVKKFLYDLRMQAEVIVVSMKSWDPQAEQQQEESVEAFASAQERIGAYLGEMKEKARLEGAPLMADGKQVVVNEQQVEKFLYTTLKLNSTILRYSRMAAVVLVSLPPPPLNHPAYFYMEYMDLLVENVPRLLIVRGYRRDVVTLFT, from the exons ATGGCGGATGACAACAATGGCGTCGATATAGAGGCGGGGGACGACAATGAGATTGCGGCCGGGAGGGGTTTGGGCGGCCGCCAGTACCGCCCAGTGTTCGCGCACGACAACGATAGAGCCGTTCTCGAGATGTCGGCGATCGATCCTACCGCCCACGCCTCGTCCTCCGCTTCGCTCAGCAATTCCAATCATCTGAA AGTTAAAGTGGCTTCCGATGGAGATGATGGTAGACTACCTAATCATAAAGATATCAACGGCTCACATCCTGAATCTAAGTTGGAGTTATTTGGTTTCGACTCACTTGTCAATATTTTGGGCCTTAAAAG TATGGCAAGTGACCAGCAGCAGGCGCCCTCCAGTCCTAGAGATGGAGAAGATGCACCCATTCATATTGAGCGTCCAAAG GGAAACAATGTCAAAATGGGGACTATGATGGGTGTGTTTGTGCCCTGTCTTCAAAATATTTTGGGAATTATCTACTACATCAGATTTTCATG GATTGTGGGTATGGCTGGGATCGGTCAGTCATTATTGCTGGTGGCCTTCTGCGGTTCATGTACTTTTCTTACAACTATATCTTTGAGTGCAATCGCTACTAATGGTGCAATGAAG GGAGGGGGACCTTATTATCTCATTGGTCGTGCCTTAGGCCCAGAGGTTGGAGTGAGCATCGGTTTATGCTTTTTCCTTGGAAATGCAGTTGCAGGTGCACT TTATGTCTTGGGAGCTGTGGAGACCTTCCTCAATGCTATACCTGCAGCAGGGATTTTTAGAG ATACACAAACTTTTGTGATGGTGAATGGCACAAATGTTGCGCAACCTGTTGCTGTTACAAGCCCAAATTTACATGATTTGCAAGTCTACGGGATTGTTGTGACAATCATCCTATGTTTCATAGTATTTGGTGGAGTCAAAATAATCAACCGAGTCGCACCAGCCTTTCTTGTACCTGTTGTATTCTCGTTGTTCTGcatatttattgggatattCTTGGCGAGGAAGGATTATCCTACAG ATGGAATCACTGGCTTGAGTTTGAAGTCTTTCAGAGATAATTGGAGCTCAGCCTATCAAAAAACTAACAATGCTGGAGTTCCAGATCCTAATGGGAAAATATACTGGGATTTCAA TGCATTGGTAGGTCTATTTTTCCCTGCTGTTACTGGGATTATGGCAGGTTCAAATCGGTCTGCCTCACTTAAGGACACTCAGCGCTCAATTCCTGTTGGGACCTTAGCTGCAACTGTTTCAACTTCTGTTCTATATCTGATTACTGTTCTATTTTTCGGAGCTCTAGCGACTAGGGATAAACTTCTGACAGACAG GTTACTTACAGCGACTGTTGCTTGGCCTATCCCTGCAATCACATATCTTGGCATTATTCTCTCAACCTTAGGTGCTGCTCTGCAGAGCTTGACTGGTGCTCCCCGGCTACTAGCTGCAATAGCCAATGATGACATTCTACCTGTCCTTAATTACTTCAAAGTGGGAGATGGCAATGAACCTCATGCTGCTACCCTGTTTACAGCCTTCATCTGTATTGGATGTGTTATTATTGGCAATCTAGACCTTATTACCCCAACTATCACTATGTTTTACCTCCTGTGTTATGGGGGTGTGAATTTGTCCTGCTTTCTTTTGGATCTTTTAGATGCTCCCAGCTGGCGTCCCCGATGGAAGTTTCACCATTGGAGTCTCTCCCTTTTTGGGGCTGTCATTTGTATAG TTATCATGTTTCTGATTTCTTGGACATTCACAGTGATCTCTTTAGCCTTAGCAACACTCATTTATTACTATGTGAGCATCAAAGGAAAAGCAGGTGACTGGGGCGATGGTTTTAAGAGCGCATACTTTCAGCTCGCTCTTCGTAGTCTGCGATCTTTAGGAG CAAGTCAGGTGCATCCCAAGAACTGGTACCCTATCCCCCTCATATTCTGCCGGCCATGGGGAAAATTGCCAGAGAATGTTCCGTGCCATCCGAAACTTGCAGATTTTGCCAATTGtatgaagaagaaaggaagggGAATGTCCATGTTCGTCTCTATCCTCGATGGAGACTATCAAGAATGTGCCGAGGATGCAAAGGTTGCCTGTAGGGCTCTTAGTACGTACATAGAATACAAAAGATGTGAAGGAGTTGCAGAGATAGTCGTTGCCCCGAGCATGTCCGAAGGGTTTCGCGGAATTGTGCAGACTATGGGTCTGGGCAATCTGAAGCCCAACATCGTGGTGATGCGGTACCCTGAGATTTGGCGGCGTGAAAATCTGACTGAAATACCAGCCACATTTGTGGGGATCATAAACGACTGCATTGTGGCAAACAAGGCGGTTGTCATCGTCAAGGGTCTTGACGAGTGGCCTAACGAGTACCAAAGACAGTATGGGACCATCGATCTGTActggatcgtacgagacggtggtCTGATGCTGCTTCTGTCCCAGCTCCTCCTCACCAAGGAAAGCTTTGAGAGCTGCAAGATTCAGGTCTTCTGCATCGCAGAGGAGGATTCGGACGCAGAGGAACTCAAGGCCGACGTGAAGAAGTTCCTCTACGACCTCCGCATGCAAGCTGAGGTGATTGTTGTCTCGATGAAGTCATGGGATCCCCAAGCAGAGCAGCAGCAGGAGGAATCAGTCGAGGCGTTCGCCTCTGCTCAGGAGAGAATTGGTGCTTATCTCGGTGAAATGAAGGAGAAGGCTCGGTTAGAAGGTGCTCCATTGATGGCAGATGGGAAGCAGGTCGTCGTCAACGAGCAACAAGTCGAGAAGTTCCTCTATACCACTCTGAAACTGAACTCGACGATACTCCGGTACTCGAGAATGGCAGCAGTGGTGCTTGTGAGTctccctccgccgccgctgaACCACCCTGCATATTTTTACATGGAATATATGGATCTCTTGGTTGAGAATGTGCCTAGGCTTTTGATAGTGCGAGGATATCGAAGAGATGTTGTCACTTTGTTTACATAG